The Erigeron canadensis isolate Cc75 chromosome 1, C_canadensis_v1, whole genome shotgun sequence genome segment TGGGATTACAAGGAATTTGCACTTCAGTAGTTCTACGAGAGCATGGGACTCAATCCCTTTTAGTCCTTAATTATAGGCTCGTTGTTCCTGTGGTACACCATACTCTGTATGTATAATAGTATTGGGATATAGCACAAACTTTTTGGCCTAAGAATTTGTCTCAACTCTCAACCAACTTGAAATAACATGCATAGTTACCTAATCTGTTGACAATGGAAGGGTAATTCAGAATAGTATATTTGGTAGTCATCTCAGGTACATTTAACCTTAAGCTGGGATTCCATTGGACCTTAAGTTACTAGGACATCCATCACTATCTATCATATTCAAAGAGGGGAATAAAATGCTGTCAACAATCAAGAAATTACACAAAGCGGTTAAAACCGATGGTACCATTTCTAGTGGACAACCAATGACATCCAGAGGTAACTCCATGTTGCCAACACGACGCTTTCCATAAATGAAGCCAGGCCTCAAAATGGCATCTGAAATAATAAGAGCTTTATCATACATTTGAAGGGACTAGATTACGAAAAAAATTTACGtcattcaaaaagaaaatataccAAGTAAAGCTTGAtgacataaaaaaaatgcaGGCACATTGTTTAAATATCCAGCTAGTATTTCACAGAATAGTAAAACTCTCTCTTActtggaaagaaaagaaagttataGATgcaatttgtataaaaatatcaaaGAACACTTACGTCCATATGGATATCTCATCATCAACTCTGTTTCTGCGGCTCTCTGCATCAATATTACACAACTACCAGTTTAGATCGTAAAAGAACCTACATGTTACTTTATCATGAACATTTTTAAGTTCTAAGCtgcattttatttattaactttttgaGATAATTACCAACATTTTATGCATAGATTAACATCTAATGACCAAATTTCAGCTATATCATCAGATGTACAAATTGTTTTAAGAataaacaacaaattatgaaAGCCAAAAGCAAATGTTCCACAGTTACCTTTCCATCGAAGTATCCTTGTAAAAAGTAATTGATCACACCAGAGTCAGCAGCAGATATGTATACAAATCTTTTAACCCCTGTAGCATGAAACAGTTTACTTATATGTTAGGTGTCAATAGACATAAGTTGTCTTTAAGTTCCAAGATGTTAAATGATATCCTCGACAGTTTTATCACTTTGTTACTGCATTGAATGAAGCATAAAAAACAGAGAAATAAATGAAGACAGATGATCTTAGCCCGAACCTTGTTCGGCCGCAGCTCTAATGGCTGTCATATTTGCAGTTCCATTGATTTTGTACATGTAGGAGTTGGAACCAAAACCACCAACACAGGATACCTGTAAGTTTATAGACAGACATTAAAGTgtgtatcataaaatttaaaagcaCCATGTTGATAATTTGAATGAAACAGTTAAAGGCTCTTTTAACTATCCAAAAAAGGAAAGCTCAAAAAATACACATGAGAAACAAGCAAGATTTTATTTGAAGGTCTCAAAAAGTTATGAACAATATATTATGAACTTAATTTGAGAATATGAGTAATAAGCAAATACACACAATAGAGGTCACTCCATTTAATGCTTCCTTCCATGAGCCACCAGATAACAAGTCCCCTAAATAACACATAGATAAAAGTTTAGTGATCCAGCAGACAAATCGATTAGAATGAGAAATATTTTCATACCACTACAAAATCCGACAAATAATAAGATTCTTAATCAAACTAAGCAATTTGGTCACTACTAATGGGTAAAATACCAATTAACAgataaaaaactaaattagaaaactgttgCAGACTAAGAATCAAATTCAATAAATCTTGTTTATCATATTAAGCCATTAGCATGTATAGTTTACAGTGACCAGTTATTTAGCTACAGAGTAATATTGTTCACAAATGTTATTCCACATCAGCCTTTCATACACATCGCTTGCCATGTTGGCaggattcaatatttatattaacaGGCACCAAAGAGAAAGTAACATTGCTGAGACAATTTCACACAGTGACAGTCCTTGTAACTAAAACGGAGATAATCAATATGAGGAATAATAGTTGGCacattttgttttgtcaaaggCTGACCGTTCATAAGTTATCTAAATGTACATGAGAAGTATACAGAGATATATGATATGGAACCATATGCATAGACCAGATGCCATACCTTGATGCCAGTCCACTTTGTTAGCCCATGCTTCCTGAATGGATGACCTGCCAGATCTGCAAAAGAATGTTACCAGCAGTTAGGGAAGAATCACTTAACATGCACCGACACTCGTTCCATTAACTTAACTAAAACATGAAATCACCATATAAAGTGATACCCCTTTGTCATGCTTTAATCACCTTTGTCAAAATGATACAACGATAATTTTTATTCTAGAAGGATACCGGCAGCGGATAAATGTTCCCCCACACTTTTCATATACAATGAGCTCAAATCAACAATTATCCCTTTTATCCATATATAATtcagatcaagatcaaaatAGCATTCATTTATACCTGCTAAGGCTAGCAACGGACAAGCCGCGACTTAACGCTTCTTTGCATATATGTGAGCCAACAAATCCACTTCCACCGAGCACTAGTAACTAATTACAATTCACAAACAAatcattaatcattatcattatatatatatatatacacacacacacataaacgGTCATCAAAGTGTACCTTGTCAGCTGGAGGAGGTGGTGGAACATTAGTAACCGTTTCGGCATTTTCTACTTTGAGTGGCTcatcaattttattattatgtgatTCTGTTGATATATACCTTCCTCTATTTGTTGAACAACCACCAaacttattactattattattattgcttaattttacaataataacaatagcGAAAAGTAAACACAATGTTAGTTAGTTAGcatcatcatatatacataatcttaatatatactataagatgCAATTATTGATTACAAAGTGAAGATTATAGTAAgtaatttgtttgtttgaatgaaagatataatcatataataaaCTGATAATTGAATTTAGGGCAAAATTGGATGAAGAAAACTTACAACAACAATCTGGAAAGCGTTAATCTAGAACAAGAATTACGAATTAAACGtgacataataataatagtgaaATTAGATATTGAATCTTTATGACAAATTTTTGGGATTGTCACTGTAGGTATATATGTGAGggagagaaacaaaaaaaattctttgGCTCAATTTATGAAACTGGTAATGTACTAATGttcaaacaaaaattattactattatcattattattattataataaatcataaaagcTTTTAACATGTACTTTCCAAAATGTACctctatcaattttatatttatcaaaaataacgATATTAGTCTTTTTTCACCTTCAAATTTCagtcactcattttttttctctcctccattaATCacttattcct includes the following:
- the LOC122610305 gene encoding uncharacterized protein At1g32220, chloroplastic-like, which encodes MSRLIRNSCSRLTLSRLLFNNNNSNKFGGCSTNRGRYISTESHNNKIDEPLKVENAETVTNVPPPPPADKLLVLGGSGFVGSHICKEALSRGLSVASLSRSGRSSIQEAWANKVDWHQGDLLSGGSWKEALNGVTSIVSCVGGFGSNSYMYKINGTANMTAIRAAAEQGVKRFVYISAADSGVINYFLQGYFDGKRAAETELMMRYPYGHAILRPGFIYGKRRVGNMELPLDVIGCPLEMVLQQAKPLREVPLVGPLLTPPVNVTAVAKVAIRAATDPVFPPGIVDVHGILRYSQQK